The genomic stretch CGGATTCGGCTGCGGTCGCCTTGAAGGCCGGAGACAGGCCGTCCGGCCCGCCCACAATCAGCGCCACGTCCTGGCCTTCGCCCTGCCAGTCTTCCAGCCGACGGGCCAGCGCCATGCTGCTGAGGTCTGCACCGCGTTCGTCGAGGATGACCCTGCGGCAGCGCGGCGGCAGTGCGGCCTCAAGCCGTGTCGCTTCTGCGGCCATCATGGCCTCGACCGTCTTGCCCGAGGTACGCGGTTCTGCCTTGATTTCGACCAGTTGCAGCGGCAGTTCGCGCGGCATGCGGCGCGCGAACTCGTCGAAACCGGCCTCCACCCAAGAGGGCATGCGGTGGCCGACGGCAACGACGAGCAACTTCACTTATTCCCCGCTGCGTGCGGCCTCGGCGGCCTTGCGTCTTGCAGCGGGCGTGGTGGCCCACAGTTCTTCGATGTTGTAGTGGCTGCGAATGGCGGGCTGCATGATGTGGACGACAACATCGCCCAGATCGACCAGCACCCATTCGCCGGTTTCCTCGCCCTCGACGCCGATGACTTCGCCGCCCGCTTCCTTGACCTTGTTCTGCACGTTGCGTGCGAGTGCGCGCGTCTGGCGGTTGGATTCGCCGCTGGCGACGACGATGCGTTCGAACTGGGCAGTGAGCTTGGCGGTATTGATGACTTCGATGTTCTGCGCCTTGATGTCTTCGAGCGCGGCAACGACGAGCTTTTCCAGCTGGGATGTGTTCATTCGTGATTATCGTAAAGGTGATGCAGCCCAATATAGTCGAGAACGGAATCGGGCAGCAAATAGCGCGGACTGGTACCGGTACGGACCAGGTCGCGGATGAGTGAAGCAGAAATGGCCAGGGGCGTCATGTCGAACGGGATCACGTAACCGCAACTGCGCTCGCGCAGGTGCGCGGGATCGGTGATCTGGCGCTGCTGGCAGGCCTCGTCGAGTTCGGGGGACAGGGCGCCCGGCCAGCGTCGGCCGTGGGGTGCGTAGCCCGGACGGTTGGCAACGGCGATGTGGGTGAGCTCGAACAGCTCCGTCCAGCGGTGCCATGTCGGAAGGCC from Parazoarcus communis encodes the following:
- the rlmH gene encoding 23S rRNA (pseudouridine(1915)-N(3))-methyltransferase RlmH, whose amino-acid sequence is MKLLVVAVGHRMPSWVEAGFDEFARRMPRELPLQLVEIKAEPRTSGKTVEAMMAAEATRLEAALPPRCRRVILDERGADLSSMALARRLEDWQGEGQDVALIVGGPDGLSPAFKATAAESVRLSSLTLPHALVRPLLAEALYRAWSITRNHPYHRE
- the rsfS gene encoding ribosome silencing factor produces the protein MNTSQLEKLVVAALEDIKAQNIEVINTAKLTAQFERIVVASGESNRQTRALARNVQNKVKEAGGEVIGVEGEETGEWVLVDLGDVVVHIMQPAIRSHYNIEELWATTPAARRKAAEAARSGE